The following proteins come from a genomic window of Rutidosis leptorrhynchoides isolate AG116_Rl617_1_P2 chromosome 10, CSIRO_AGI_Rlap_v1, whole genome shotgun sequence:
- the LOC139870428 gene encoding uncharacterized protein, which produces MDKINILGHEPTDIIFCNDKKAKVAAQKKDKVRGRTTNNTLRDAWKKHEKKPLDIEFDVSDQKTGSPLGDNGPMLVSLIGSIVGALDYPFYYDKWTDVPSTKKTSIWPQIHQYFDMRPWLDGSEREALVKAGIEATCASRYSDAKSAFKRKYWTDRDALDAPDYLRNDPPEGFDSTEWGKFVDWASLPKNLARAQQNRENRAKQPYPSRHGRKSIVSRRAARLAKDPEKPLTLIDDWEDRHTDDLGNWDGAEKAREQHEEMKELRRLKPNLSEEKIFVKVLGFRRGHNRGRGRKLPQAAVSQMSSGSYGSTSRTPEAPPSTCSGCEQLTHWVTNFVTNNQNVGNLHLPDYPLATNSDAPGPSGSHNEDLDEESDEFEG; this is translated from the exons AtggataaaataaatatattaggaCACGAGCCCACTGATATAAT TTTTTGCAATGAT AAGAAGGCTAAGGTTGCAGCTCAGAAGAAGGATAAGGTTCGTGGTCGTACCACGAACAATACGTTGAGGGATGCATGGAAGAAACACGAAAAAAAGCCGTTAGACATTGAGTTTGATGTTTCCGATCAGAAAACGGGAAGCCCGTTAGGGGATAACGGACCGATGTTGGTTTCACTTATCGGGTCGATAGTGGGCGCTCTTGATTATCCCTTTTATTATGATAAATGGACTGATGTACCATCGACTAAAAAGACGAGTATTTGGCCCCAGATACAT CAATACTTTGACATGCGTCCGTGGTTGGATGGTAGTGAACGAGAAGCGTTAGTGAAAGCGGGAATTGAGGCTACATGCGCGAGTAGATATTCGGATGCCAAAAGCGCGTTCAAGAGGAAATATTGGACTGATCGTGATGCGTTAGATGCTCCCGATTACCTTCGTAATGATCCGCCAGAGGGGTTCGATTCGACAGAATGGGGTAAGTTTGTAGACTGGGCCTCGCTTCCGAAGAACCTTGCGCGTGCTCAACAAAACCGCGAGAATAGGGCTAAACAACCATATCCGAGCAGACATGGCAGAAAATCTATTGTTAGTAGAAGAGCTGCAAGG CTAGCCAAGGATCCCGAGAAACCACTCACTCTCATTGATGATTGGGAAGATAGGCATACAGATGATCTCGGGAATTGGGATGGTGCTGAGAAAGCGCGCGAACAACAT GAGGAAATGAAGGAGTTGAGACGTTTGAAACCTAATCTTAGCGAAGAAAAAATTTTTGTGAAAGTTTTGGGGTTTCGACGTGGGCACAACCGTGGACGGGGTAGAAAACTACCTCAAGCCGCGGTTTCCCAAATGTCATCTGGCTCATACGGATCGACATCGAGAACACCGGAAGCACCTCCGTCAACATGTAGTGGCTGTGAACAATTGACTCATTGGGTGACAAATTTTGTTACCAATAATCAGAATGTGGGAAATTTACATCTCCCTGACTATCCTCTTGCCACCAATTCAGATGCCCCCGGTCCAAGTGGTTCCCACAATGAAGATCTCGATGAGGAAAGTGATGAATTCGAAGGTTAG